Genomic DNA from Osmia lignaria lignaria isolate PbOS001 chromosome 6, iyOsmLign1, whole genome shotgun sequence:
CGTAGTCTTCGAGGCGGTCGAGTGCGAGACGTTAACCGAAGAAAAGGTTTCGCGTCCGATCGGCCAGCGGTCACTGCGTATCGAAAAAGAAGCTAACGATTTTTCCTTTATCTGAAACGAAACGCGAATCCGTAACCTTTTCGTTCAGCGAACGAGGATATTTATCGGCGTTCGATTCGCGACGTCTCTTCGTGTTCATTCTACGTCGGTGGTCAccttctttcttattttatttttttatttatttatttattttttttcatatatatgtatacacatataCAGAGATATAATACAGTCATTTATAACCGGAATCTGCTGATCGTGCTTCCGCGTTCTCCTTAACGGACACATTGTGAACACATAAACGATAATAAATATGGATGGAAGGTGTCTCTTGTCTTCTCCGTCTCGCCGCTGCTCTCCTCTCCTTCTCTCCAGGAAGCACTTGAAGATTCAAGACCAAGGACCGATCGATCGATGTGAACGCACGGATCTAGCCGATCGAATCGATCGTTGGAAACGTCTGTGTATCCCGAGGACTCGGTTTTAAACAGGACCACCTCGAGAATGATTTTCGCGACCCGGTTATCGACACTCGCGTACGAAGCGGTTCTCAAAGTAATTGtgatactttttttcttttttctcttcaacaTTGTCGAAGAGCGAAAATATAAGtttatgattattaatatttacctGTTCGTTCTCGCTTCGATCGAGCCGAGGCTGCTGGAATTGATAAAACCAGACGAATGACACTGAGCGGTGCACGATGACGGCCTTATATATCCGTAGAGGCCAGATTCATCCCTCGGTCGAGGGATACCCCGCTGCCTATCTTTACCTTTAATTCGATTCCTTCGATTTCCTGCACTCGGAATCGCTCCCGCAACGGGATTCCCGTGGAAATTTCGATCGATCGGCGTATTTCTCAAGACTCGAGTAATTCTAATTGCTTAAAGAAGACGTAGCTAAACGGAGAAAACAACAGACTCCACCCACAGTGCAAGGATTATTCGAAGGATTTTTAATCCTAGAAAGGTGAAAACCAGGGTCCATTGAGAATTCTAATTAGAAAATCTTAGAAAATattaggaaatattaaaaatgttttgttcctctaatttacaaaatttccaaataattaTTTCTGCAAATCACTTCAGGATTAAAATAAAGTCTTATTTGTTCTTCTCGGGATACTCTGATAATTTCGATTACTATCGTCCTTGATTTCGTTACCCGTTGATTTATATCTACGTTGAAGAATGGTAAAAAAATACTCTGTCAGGTTTCTTGATATATCAACGTTTTATTAATGAAGTACTAAACGCAGGAACGTAAAAGTATGATATTTACAATAAACAGGAAAAATAAGGAATCGACTATCATCGAAGAGTTTATGCATAATGTATGGCAGacgatttttcaaatcatcactAAGGAAATCTaacattttttctatttcttccttTCTTGCGCTTCCATGTCCACTTTCTTCTGCGGGGATTTAAATTCCAAGGaccaaaaatttttgtaaaCGAGTCCTGATTCGTCTCCTGTTTCGATCCCTTTATCGATATCCTCGTTCAATCTTGAAACACCAATCtcaccattttcttttttttcatcttttcgaAAGTTTCTAATAATATCATCTTCGAGATGTTTCGTCAAATATTCATCTTTATCTTTAAACAAGAATCGCAGAAGTTTCGAGCCTTCCGACCCTTGGTTCACCTTGTTCCGAGGTTCCTTCGCGGTATCGTTGTTTTGATCGTGTCTTTCGGTCAGTGTCTCCGCGAAATCGTTCGATTGCCGCAATTTCGAGGAATAATCACCGTCCTCTCGTTCCTCCACGGTGCCTGATCGTTTCTCGGGCGCATTATCACTTTCGGATTCGTTAAAGTCACCTGAAACCCGTTTCCCGTTCTTTCCGTATTTGGACAACGTCTCCTTTCCGAGCGACTCCAGCTTTTTCATTATCGGATCGTCCTTAAGAAATTCGTCTAGATCGAACGGCTTCCTGTACTCGTTTATATCGAAAATTATGGGACTCGTGGATTTACCTTGCCCTTCTGGATCCCCCTGCGATTCTCTATCCGATTCATCGTCAAATGCTAATTCCTTGAATCTAGATTTCTCTGAATCGTTTGATTTCTGTTTCGAATCCTTTCGGGATTCGTTCTTATTTCTTTTAGAGTTATCGATTCTGGAAGATTTAGAAGGTTTTTtagagtttttaaatatttctaattcacGATCGTTAAAATTGATACTTAAATTTTGgggaaaatttgcaaatttatcttttttatttaaagatttcgaattttctttcataTCTTTATTAATATCCAAAGATTTAGCAGATTCTTTAGGATTCTTTTGCTTTTTGTTTGAATCATTTTTGGACCCTTTTGATAAATTATACTCGTTATTATTTTCAAGTTCATCGATATTTAATGATACAGAAGGATCAACAAAATCAACATTctgttgtttcttctttttcttattagCCTTACGATCCTCCTCGTCTAAACTTTCCTCCCTTATGTCGGAATAATCAGGAACCTCCACATAAGGAATTTTATTCGGATCGTATTCCGGAATATCCGTAGTTTCCCCGATATTCTTCTGATGATCCCGTATGTTTatgtaagttttatttaaatgttcGACCAAATTCTTCGATTTGGTTTCGTCCGAGGGGTCCTCGGACCTCTCGCTCGCCATAGAATCATTTCTATCCTTCTCTTCGTTctcctttatatttttcaaattttctcccGTACTTTTCACCATGTCATCCGCCTCTGAGCGACCGGTGTCCTCGCATTTCATGAAAACAGGGACGTAACTGGGTTTTCTTGTTTCGCTGGATGAAAATTCGTGATTAGAAGAATTAAACTGCTTTTGCTGTTCCTCGAAACTAAGATTCGGATGACGATAGAATTTCTCCGGCGACACTTTGAAGACTCTTTTTCTCTTCGACGAACGTTTCGAACGTtccaatatatttattttcgtgTCATTTTTCTCAGGAATAATTTCGTTATTTATTAAAGGGTGCGGAGTTAATTTCTGATCCGTcatgtattttttatattctttcgtAGAAATTTCCTCTGTCTTCTTCGAatattttctcgttttcttaattttctttatagGCATTCGTTCGACGAGAGGCGATTTCAATTGCTCCTTGTCAACACTCTGAAAATGTTGAAGGTTCGTTACCCTGATAATCTTCGCTGTTTATTTTCCGATAGTGCTATTCAACCCCGCAAGTTCTAAAGCCTCCTTAAACTTCGTGTATGGTACATGATACGAGTGCAAAAATCTCCGCAAGATTCTCAATGTTTCTCAATCGTGATTTAAAAGAAGCGACGTTCTTGCTTTCGACCGCTCGGTAAATCGTAATTAATTTCTTGTGCTAGCCGAATAACTTACCGCGTGTGAAATATAGTACCATCGGTGGAACGCCGAATTTGGGCTCGTAGCGTGTTGCTTTTCGCTCGATTGTGCGTGTGGAGAAAGGAGAATTCACAAAACCGATGGAGGTTCCATAAATGGCACTCTTGTTAATGTGACTTTATTTCGTTCACGGTACTTATGTACAAAAtacaatcaaaaaaaaaaaaaaaaaaaaagaaagaaagaaccgGGGACTGAGTGTGTACAGTGGCtcagaaaatacattttttcttaAGATTATCTTTTTCTGTGCcgtgaaatttggaaaattgaaatcgtGTTCGAATAGATCAGCGCAGCAACGTCGAGCCTGTTCCCTGAGCCATCGTGCACGTGTATAATACACGATAAACGATAATACAGTAATA
This window encodes:
- the LOC117601549 gene encoding uncharacterized protein LOC117601549, which produces MTDQKLTPHPLINNEIIPEKNDTKINILERSKRSSKRKRVFKVSPEKFYRHPNLSFEEQQKQFNSSNHEFSSSETRKPSYVPVFMKCEDTGRSEADDMVKSTGENLKNIKENEEKDRNDSMASERSEDPSDETKSKNLVEHLNKTYINIRDHQKNIGETTDIPEYDPNKIPYVEVPDYSDIREESLDEEDRKANKKKKKQQNVDFVDPSVSLNIDELENNNEYNLSKGSKNDSNKKIDNSKRNKNESRKDSKQKSNDSEKSRFKELAFDDESDRESQGDPEGQGKSTSPIIFDINEYRKPFDLDEFLKDDPIMKKLESLGKETLSKYGKNGKRVSGDFNESESDNAPEKRSGTVEEREDGDYSSKLRQSNDFAETLTERHDQNNDTAKEPRNKVNQGSEGSKLLRFLFKDKDEYLTKHLEDDIIRNFRKDEKKENGEIGVSRLNEDIDKGIETGDESGLVYKNFWSLEFKSPQKKVDMEAQERKK